One part of the Phacochoerus africanus isolate WHEZ1 chromosome 7, ROS_Pafr_v1, whole genome shotgun sequence genome encodes these proteins:
- the LOC125130343 gene encoding olfactory receptor 10C1-like yields the protein MNVLLVEKIKNEYRRSGSGPRMSGNQSLCTRFTLVAFSSLAELQPVLFVLVLVIYLFTVGGNLIIISLIRVTPALHTPMYFFLVNLSFLEMCYITSVVPQMLVHLLVETKTISVGGCAAQMYVFSILGLTECCLLAAMAYDRFIAICHPLHYTLLMGPPVCLKLAAASWTTGVVVEAAQITWIFTLPFCGTGEIQHFFCDIMPVVKLACVDTSRNETVMFVLAVLFIMSPCFLILCSYARILVTIVRIPSAAGRRKAFSTCSSHILVVSLFYGTALFTYLQPKTAHTPASDKATALMYTVVTPALNPVIYTLRNKEVKEAFQKLTHRNSLRQMA from the exons ATGAATGTTCTTcttgtggaaaaaattaaaaatgaatacaga AGGTCTGGCTCAGGGCCGAGGATGAGTGGAAACCAGTCCCTCTGCACCAGATTCACACTTGTGGCATTTTCCTCTCTGGCAGAGTTACAACCCGTGCTGTTCGTGCTGGTCTTAGTCATTTACTTGTTCACAGTGGGAGGAAACCTCATCATCATCAGCTTGATCAGGGTCACCCCTGCCCTGCACacacccatgtatttcttcctggttaACCTCTCCTTCCTGGAGATGTGCTATATCACCAGCGTGGTGCCTCAGATGCTGGTGCACCTGCTTGTGGAGACCAAGACCATAAGCGTGGGAGGCTGTGCAGCCCAGATGTACGTATTTAGCATCTTGGGACTGACAGAGTGCTGCCTGCTGGCAGCCATGGCTTATGACCGCTTCATAGCTATCTGTCACCCTCTGCATTACACGCTCCTGATGGGCCCTCCAGTGTGTCTCAAGTTGGCTGCAGCCTCGTGGACCACTGGGGTCGTGGTGGAGGCAGCCCAGATCACATGGATCTTCACTCTGCCCTTCTGCGGAACAGGAGAGATCCAGCACTTTTTCTGTGACATCATGCCTGTGGTGAAACTGGCTTGTGTTGACACCTCCCGTAATGAGACTGTGATGTTTGTTCTCGCTGTCCTGTTCATTATGAGCCCCTGTTTCCTCATCCTGTGCTCCTATGCGCGCATTCTGGTGACCATCGTGAGAATCCCCTCAGCAGCCGGCAGACGCAAAGCTTTCTCCACTTGCTCTTCTCACATCCTGGTTGTGTCTCTGTTCTATGGCACTGCCTTGTTCACCTACCTCCAACCAAAGACTGCACACACTCCAGCATCAGACAAAGCAACGGCACTCATGTACACGGTGGTCACGCCTGCTCTGAATCCTGTTATCTACACCTTGAGGAACAAGGAAGTGAAGGAAGCCTTCCAAAAACTAACGCACAGGAACTCTCTCAGGCAAATGGCCTAA
- the LOC125130344 gene encoding olfactory receptor 10C1-like produces the protein METTLCPILSLPTSQDLTYHCVFQKFKGNGYGKYPDSSRSGSGPRMSGNQSLCTRFTLVAFSSLAELQPVLFVLVLAIYLFTVGGNLIIISLIRVTPALHTPMYFFLVNLSFLEMCYITSVVPQMLVHLLVETKTISVGGCAAQMYVFSILGLTECCLLAAMAYDRFIAICHPLHYTLLMGPPVCLKLAAASWTTGVVVEAAQITWIFTLPFCGTGEIQHFFCDIMPVVKLACVDTSRNETVMFVLAVLFIMSPCFLILCSYARILVTIVRIPSAAGRRKAFSTCSSHILVVSLFYGTALFTYLQPKTAHTPASDKATALMYTVVTPALNPVIYTLRNKEVKEAFQRLTHRSPLSQVA, from the exons ATGGAGACTACTCTGTGTCCTATACTGAGTCTACCGACATCACAAGACCTGACCTATCACTGTGTATTTCAGAAGTTTAAAGGCAATGGCTATGGAAAATATCCAGACAGTTCA AGGTCTGGCTCAGGGCCGAGGATGAGTGGAAACCAGTCCCTATGCACCAGATTCACACTTGTGGCATTTTCCTCTCTGGCAGAGTTACAACCCGTGCTGTTCGTGCTGGTCTTAGCCATTTACTTGTTCACAGTGGGAGGAAACCTCATCATCATCAGCTTGATCAGGGTCACCCCTGCCCTGCACacacccatgtatttcttcctggttaACCTCTCCTTCCTGGAGATGTGCTATATCACCAGCGTGGTGCCTCAGATGCTGGTGCACCTGCTTGTGGAGACCAAGACCATAAGCGTGGGAGGCTGTGCAGCCCAGATGTACGTATTTAGCATCTTGGGACTGACAGAGTGCTGCCTGCTGGCAGCCATGGCTTATGACCGCTTCATAGCTATCTGTCACCCTCTGCATTACACGCTCCTGATGGGCCCTCCAGTGTGTCTCAAGTTGGCTGCAGCCTCGTGGACCACTGGGGTCGTGGTGGAGGCAGCCCAGATCACATGGATCTTCACTCTGCCCTTCTGCGGAACAGGAGAGATCCAGCACTTTTTCTGTGACATCATGCCTGTGGTGAAACTGGCTTGTGTTGACACCTCCCGTAATGAGACTGTGATGTTTGTTCTCGCTGTCCTGTTCATTATGAGCCCCTGTTTCCTCATCCTGTGCTCCTATGCGCGCATTCTGGTGACCATCGTGAGAATCCCCTCAGCAGCCGGCAGACGCAAAGCTTTCTCCACTTGCTCTTCTCACATCCTGGTTGTGTCTCTGTTCTATGGCACTGCCTTGTTCACCTACCTCCAACCAAAGACTGCACACACTCCAGCATCAGACAAAGCAACGGCACTCATGTACACGGTGGTCACGCCTGCTCTGAATCCTGTTATCTACACCTTGAGGAACAAGGAAGTGAAGGAAGCCTTCCAAAGACTAACGCACAGGAGCCCTCTCAGCCAGGTGGCCTAA
- the LOC125131772 gene encoding olfactory receptor 10A7 — protein MICENHTQVTQFILLGFTNNPEMQVSLFVLFLLIYLVTLLGNFLIVTVTSVDPALQTPMYFFLRNLSLLEVCFTLVMVPKMLVDLVSSRKSISFVGCGAQMYFFFFFGSSECFLLSMMAYDRFVAICNPLRYSVVMNRSLCLWMALGSWMSGVPVSMLQTAWLMAHPFCGPNTIDHFFCDGPPVLKLVTQDTTMYEMQALASTLLFIMFPFSLILVSYTRIVKTILMMPSATGRQKAFSTCSSHLIVVSLFYGTASLTYLRPKSSQSPESKKLVSLSYTVITPMLNPIIYSLRNNEVKGAVKRTVTRKVLRKLDVP, from the coding sequence ATGATTTGTGAAAATCACACCCAAGTGACTCAATTTATTCTTCTCGGCTTCACAAACAACCCTGAAATGCAAGTTTCCCTCTTTGTTTTATTCCTGCTCATCTATTTGGTCACTTTGTTGGGCAACTTCCTTATTGTCACCGTTACCAGTGTGGATCCTGCTCTTCaaacacccatgtacttctttctcaGAAACCTGTCTCTTCTTGAAGTCTGTTTCACCTTGGTCATGGTGCCGAAGATGCTGGTAGATCTAGTGTCCTCAAGGAAGAGCATCTCTTTTGTAGGCTGTGGTGCCCAGatgtacttctttttcttctttggcagCTCAGAATGTTTCCTCCTCTCCATGATGGCTTATGATcgctttgtggccatctgtaaccCTCTCCGTTATTCAGTCGTAATGAACAGGTCGCTGTGTTTGTGGATGGCTCTAGGTTCTTGGATGTCTGGTGTTCCTGTCTCTATGCTGCAGACAGCTTGGCTGATGGCCCATCCTTTCTGTGGACCAAACACCATAGATCACTTCTTTTGTGATGGGCCCCCAGTGTTGAAACTAGTCACCCAGGATACAACCATGTATGAAATGCAAGCACTTGCCTCCACACTGCTATTTATCATGTTTCCCTTTTCCCTCATTTTGGTCTCCTACACCCGTATTGTTAAAACCATCTTGATGATGCCCTCTGCTACTGGCCGCCAGAAGGCATTCTCCACTTGTTCATCCCACCTCATTGTGGTATCCCTTTTCTATGGAACGGCCAGCTTGACCTACCTACGACCCAAATCCAGCCAGTCCCCTGAGAGCAAGAAGCTAGTGTCATTGTCCTACACTGTCATCACACCTATGTTAAATCCtatcatctacagcctgaggaacaatGAGGTGAAGGGGGCAGTTAAGAGGACTGTCACTCGAAAAGTCTTACGGAAGTTAGATGTGCCTTGA
- the LOC125130345 gene encoding olfactory receptor 2AP1-like has translation MGNQTSVREFILLGMTSDAKLQAVIFLFLLLTYILSITGNLTIIFLTLLDYRLQTPMYFFLRNFSVLEISFTSVFVPQMLVTIGTGNRTISFAGCFAQYFFAILLGATEFYLLAAMSYDRYIAICKPLHYTAIMSRRLCFQLVLCSWFSGFLVVIVPHAMTLQLPFCASNIINHYCCDYTVLLHLSCSDTHLIEVIEFVLASVTLIFTLMLVILSYTYIIRTILRIPSVQQRKKAFSTCSSHVIVISLSYGSCIFMYINPSVKDAATFNKEVGILNTSVAPLLNPFIYTLRNKQVKMAFSDMVSKITIFFQKVRLPDIHY, from the coding sequence ATGGGAAACCAAACATCAGTGAGAGAGTTCATCCTTCTTGGAATGACAAGTGACGCCAAGCTTCAAgctgtgattttcctttttctgctcttAACTTACATTTTAAGTATCACAGGAAACTTGACCATCATCTTTCTGACTCTGCTGGATTATCGCCTTCAAACTCCGATGTATTTCTTCCTCCGGAATTTTTCCGTTTTGGAAATATCTTTCACCTCTGTCTTTGTTCCCCAAATGTTAGTCACTATTGGAACTGGAAACAGGACCATCTCCTTTGCTGGTTGTTTCGCTCAGTATTTTTTTGCCATCCTTCTGGGAGCAACCGAATTTTACCTTTTAGCTGCCATGTCTTATGATCGCTACATTGCCATTTGCAAACCCCTGCATTACACAGCTATAATGAGCCGAAGACTCTGCTTTCAGCTGGTGCTGTGTTCCTGGTTCTCTGGTTTTTTAGTCGTCATTGTGCCACATGCAATGACTCTCCAGCTGCCTTTCTGTGCCTCCAACATCATCAATCATTATTGCTGTGACTATACTGTACTGTTGCATTTATCCTGTTCAGACACACATTTAATAGAAGTGATTGAGTTTGTCCTTGCTTCCGTTACCCTCATCTTCACCTTGATGCTAGTGATTCTTTCCTACACATACATTATCAGGACAATTCTGCGAATCCCCTCtgttcaacaaagaaaaaaagctttttctacatgcTCCTCTCACGTGATTGTGATCTCACTTTCTTAtggaagctgcatcttcatgtataTAAACCCCTCTGTAAAGGATGCAGCCACTTTTAATAAGGAAGTGGGTATCTTAAATACCTCTGTTGCTCCTCTCTTGAACCCTTTCATCTATACACTACGGAACAAGCAAGTGAAAATGGCCTTCAGCGATATGGTCAGTaagataacaattttttttcagaaagtaaGACTCCCTGACATtcattattaa